One part of the Anaeromyxobacter sp. Fw109-5 genome encodes these proteins:
- a CDS encoding response regulator, whose translation MTPAAAAKPRILVVDDDHANLRTFRIVFRAEYDAELALSGDEALAALAAGPFDVALVDYAMPGMNGLQLLAHLQRDHPTVGRILVTGYPDLPELAAAARSGLASAVVMKPWDREALERIIDEQIRAARDRRLERGGIDAA comes from the coding sequence GTGACTCCCGCGGCCGCCGCGAAGCCCAGGATCCTCGTGGTCGACGACGACCACGCGAACCTCCGCACGTTCCGCATCGTGTTCCGCGCGGAGTACGACGCCGAGCTCGCGCTGTCCGGCGACGAGGCGCTGGCGGCGCTCGCCGCCGGCCCGTTCGACGTCGCCCTCGTCGACTACGCCATGCCCGGCATGAACGGGCTGCAGCTGCTCGCGCACCTCCAGCGCGACCACCCCACCGTCGGAAGAATCCTCGTGACCGGGTACCCGGACCTGCCGGAGCTCGCGGCGGCGGCGCGCTCGGGGCTCGCCTCCGCGGTCGTGATGAAGCCGTGGGATCGCGAGGCGCTCGAGCGGATCATCGACGAGCAGATCCGCGCCGCCCGCGACCGTCGCCTCGAGCGCGGCGGGATCGACGCTGCGTAG